Genomic window (Tribolium castaneum strain GA2 chromosome 2, icTriCast1.1, whole genome shotgun sequence):
AAACTCGCAAATGTCTGATTTCGTGGGCGACTTCTTCTTAAACTGCTGCAGTTTGGTCCTCATCCTGCGCCCGCATCGCATGGTCTTGTAGTTGGTTTTGTAGACGCAGTGGTTGGCCAGTTCTGTTTAAAACCACTGTTAACACATCCCCCGATTGGTGAAATACAAACCAAAGATGTGCTCGCCGTCTGTCTTGCACAAATAATTCACAGCCGAGTGGACAGATGCGAAGACCAGGTCTGGAACCCCCTTGGACTCCTCAGGGACGCAGGACTCCAAAAGCGAGCTCATGGGCTTGGAGCAGCGCATGAAGTGGTTTTTCATGGCGGAGCAGGCGGTTTCGGAGTTTTCGTCGATTTGGTCGGAGCATTTTTTCAGCTCATAGAGCGCGTTCTGGAAAAGTCTATTGTAGGGAGCTGTTTGGTTCATTAAGGGGGTTTTTACGTCCAGCTCGTCGTCTTTCCCAGGGCAGAGACTTTCGAATTCGTGGCGAAGTCGCTCGGTTTGGCTGCGCTCTCTCAGATATTGCAAATATCTGGCAGAGTCGCTGCTGCTGGACACTGGAAA
Coding sequences:
- the LOC661814 gene encoding uncharacterized protein LOC661814, coding for MKSLIIALASFAVFNLATCQYSSFPVSSSSDSARYLQYLRERSQTERLRHEFESLCPGKDDELDNALYELKKCSDQIDENSETACSAMKNHFMRCSKPMSSLLESCVPEESKGVPDLVFASVHSAVNYLCKTDGEHIFELANHCVYKTNYKTMRCGRRMRTKLQQFKKKSPTKSDICEFAQSMKPCLKEHLDESCGNAITKESFMGMFDAMMAPCSGVSKNQLETNYINEVEILDK